Proteins encoded together in one Telopea speciosissima isolate NSW1024214 ecotype Mountain lineage chromosome 6, Tspe_v1, whole genome shotgun sequence window:
- the LOC122664472 gene encoding uncharacterized protein Mb2253c-like: protein MEVSLLGLRPWKLFFDGSKTKQGVGAGVVLRSPEGTETQVAFRLDFPCSNNQAEYEALILGLGLLLGLKADTIEIIGDSQLVIKQLAGEYRCESEHLVDYFTQAKKLIEGFQDIVVRHVPRSRNQVAKWVSSSSVWHRSARGQYRENYHHQKVGTVHIL from the coding sequence ATGGAGGTCTCCCTCCTTGGCCTGAGGCCGTGGAAGCTTTTCTTCGATGGGTCGAAGACCAAGCAGGGGGTCGGGGCAGGAGTTGTCTTGCGGTCACCAGAAGGAACAGAGACTCAAGTAGCCTTTCGGCTTGACTTCCCTTGTTCAAACAACCAGGCCGAATACGAGGCTCTCATACTAGGGTTGGGCCTGCTTCTGGGCCTTAAGGCTGACACCATAGAGATCATTGGAGACTCGCAGCTGGTGATCAAACAGTTGGCTGGGGAGTATCGGTGTGAGAGCGAACACTTGGTGGACTACTTTACGCAGGCCAAGAAGCTGATCGAAGGATTCCAGGACATAGTGGTTCGCCACGTCCCAAGATCGAGGAATCAGGTCGCAAAATGGGTTAGCTCAAGTAGCGTATGGCATCGGTCTGCCAGAGGGCAGTACAGAGAAAACTATCATCATCAAAAGGTAGGCACGGTCCACATTCTGTGA